Within Synechococcus sp. NB0720_010, the genomic segment GTGGCGCGACAACCCATATGGTTTTGAATATAAGTTGTGGCGAGATCAAGACATCGATAAAGAGGGTCTTGATCTGAATGATTTATATATGAGGGCGAAAAATCCGGCAACAAGAAGCGACATAGCACGTTATGAGATTTTAAAGAGATATGGCGGAATCTACGTTGACGCAGATGTTGAACTTATTAAGAATATGGAAGATGTTCTGCGTGGCAGTTCCTTTGTAGCGGGATGCCACCCTTGTCCCGACAACGGTGACGTAGAGGTTGGGAATGCAGTGATAGCATCATCAAAAGACGGAAGAGTAGTAACGGAGATAGTTAAAGAGCTGAGCCTGCTGAAGGAGGTTGATGAAAAGGATGCGATGACAATTATCAAGGCTTCTGGCCCACTAATGCTAACGCGGGTCTTACTAGGAAATGAAAATGATAGTTCAGTAGGGATACTCCCTTCAAATCACTTCTACCCGTTTCCTGGTTTTCTGAAGGACACACATGAAGATGCTAGATCTTTTGCAGTGAGTAGCACTTATACAATCCATCACTGGAACTGTTCGTGGATGAAATACTTAGGAACCAAGCGAAAGCGAACAAGGGTGCCGACTGTAGTTAGACATGTGATCGATAGATTGAAGCAGTCAATAACCAAAAAAGGGAAGACATGAAGGCTGCGATCTTAGTGATAGGATTCAATCGTCCTGCATTACTAGCAAGAGTACTTGGGTCCTTGACTCATTACGGGCAGGACAGAAGAATATATATCGCCATTGATGGCCCACGAGAAGGCTACAGATCGGACGTGGATAAAGTATTAGAATGTCAAAAGGCAGCAAAATATTTTGCATCGGGAAGAACAAGTACTCGCCTGCAGTTTTGGACAAGCAATAAGGGCTGCAAAGATGGGCCGATTGATGGAATTACATGGTTTTTTGATAACGAGGAGGAAGGAGTTATACTTGAAGACGACTGCTTGCCTTCATCTGATTTCTTACCTTATTGCGATGAACTGTTAGATAGATATAGAAACGACCAGCAGGTATGGATCGTTGCTGGAGACAACTCAGCCGACCTCAGATTCAACCATGAATACAGCTATACATTTGCTCCGGAACCTCTGATATGGGGATGGGCTAGCTGGAGAGACCGCTGGGCTCGCTATGACGCCGAAATGAAAGATTGGATGAGTGTAAGGAAGACATCTGTGGCAGAAAGAATATTTAGAGACCGGGAACAGTACGAGACCCGTTCAGAAGTATTTGATCGTGTAGCAGATGGTAAGCTCACCACATGCTGGGACTATCAGCTATCAGCAACTATAAGAATACATCGAGGTTTATGCATTGTGCCCCGTCACAACCTTGTGAGTAATATTGGTTTTGGGAAAGAAGCAACCCATACCACCGAAGCGTCCAGTGCCAGAAATGGATATCCTACAAAAGAAATCATGCCACTATTCCATCCACCCTGTATATTTCTCGATAGAGAGGTTGAAGCACAGATACTCAATAAGATACAAGGTGTAAGGTATGTGAGAGCCTGGAGAAAGGCAGCAAGGCGAATGCGTGGATTTTTGGTTGAGTTGTTAAAGAGCGTGAAATGAAAGTACGTCACATCAGCCATAGCGACTCACTCGGAGGTGCAGATAAAGCCGCCATGAGACTGCATCAGGCTCTGAAGAACGAAGGTGTGGACTCAAGGATGAGAGTGCGTATTAAAACAACGGAGGATGACTGCATTATGGGTGGAACAGCGATGTTTCACCGTCAGTGGTCTGAACGAATTGCTCAGAAGCTTTGCCACTGGCGCAGGCAGAATACGAGATGTCCCGACGGAAGTGAGCTCGATATTGCCTGGCCATCATCTGGCTTAGGGGCCGAGATTAATCGTACGGATGTTGACCTCGTACACATACACTGGCCAGGTAGAAACTGGCTTTCAATTGAGGAGATAGGCGCGATAGAAGTTCCAATAGTCTGGACATTGCACGATTGCTGGTTGCTCCGGGGGGGAGAACACTACGCGCCATTCAATGGGTCAATGACCTGGTTAGAGAAGGCGGCCAGGAAAGATCAGTGGGTAAGAGATAGGAAGATGAGGAAACTGCCTAAGCAAGTCCACCTGATATGCCCATCACAATGGATGCTAGAACAAGCGAAAGCATGCCAATGGACAGGAAGCTGGACACACTCGGTAATCCCTAACCCGATAGACACGACATTCTGGAAGCCTTTAAAGCAAGAGGACTCACGTCGAAGACTAGGGTTGGAACGCGACAAGTTTCTAATCTTGTTTTGCGCCAATAATGCTGAGGTTGATGAAAGAAAAGGCTATCGAAGACTAGTGGAGACACTGGATAAGATGAAATCTACACAGGAAAGCCAACGTGAGGTTGCCTTGGTAATTGCCGGAAGCAAAGAGCCAAGGCTTAAACCAAATGCCGTGCAAGTTATCGCACTAGGAGCAATAGATGAAGAGAACAGAATGAGACTTATTTATGATAGTTGTGATGTCGCAGTAATTCCTTCTTATATCGACAACCTACCCAACGTGGGCTTAGAAGCTCAGGCGTGTGGATTGCCGTGTTTATGTTTTAACAACGGTGGAACAGCAGAAATCGTTGATCACGGAAGATCGGGTTTCGTCGCCAGAGATGACAACACGGAGGAAATGGCACGATTCCTGGATAGTCTCGTAGATCGGGTGAATTCAGAAATGCTAATGCAGATGAGAACGATGTCCAGGCAGAGGGCGATTGAACTATGGGATGAGCGGGTTGTCGCTAGACAGATGATTCATGCATATCATAAGGCTCTGAAGGCAGAGCGGGTTTAAGTCTGGTAGCTGTTTCAGCCACTAAAAAGTACGTGACTAACTGGGGGACTAGTACGTCATACCATGTCTTGTACATTGTGGGCTCAACACTCATGATCAAGAGAACTCCAAGAGATGAAATTCGAATAATTGGGGTAGACGATCTAGAAAGAAAGACAAAGAACAGACTGAGATACCAAAAAAGAATACATGCAAAGCCAAGGAAGCCGCCGATTCGCATTGCATCTAAGGGGGATGAATGCCAGTGGGGATTAAGAGCACGTGTTTGCGGTGGGAGGTTAATAAGGAGATTGTGGCCTGTTAAAAGAGTGTCAAAGAGCCGAGAATAACCGAACCGGTAGTGATCAATGCGATCAAACTCTACAGAAGCAACACCCTCAGAAAGCACCCTGGAGAGTTTCAAACTCAGGCGTGTACGAGAAAGGGTGTTGAAGAGAATAGTCAGGGTTGCGAACAGACAGACAAGCGGAATAATCTTACGCATGACCTTATTTAGAGTGCCCGCAGAAGGAAGTCTCCAGAGGTGCTTGATCAGAAGAATTGTAAAATAGGCAAGATAGAGAAGTACAGGAAACAGCGTGGAACGGCGATCAAGTGCGGCTATGGCCCAAACACCAGACATAGATAAACACAATCCGGCTAACGGGAAGGCCTGAAAAGTACTTCCGAAGACTGTCAAGAATATGGCGATCGAGCCAAAGATAGCAATTCCAGGTGGTGTTGGATTGGTTGGCAGTCCCCAGACACCGCCAAAGTGCATATCAAATGGCGAAAGAAGGGATACTCCATAAGCATAGGAAAGAATTACGGAGCCGAAACCATAACAACCGAATCCAAGGGAGACGCCAAAGAACAAAGGTTTCCTGATCTGATCAGAAACCAAAAGGCAACTACTCAAGCCGACTGCAAGGGCAAGAGATCGGATCCACTCTTGATTCGTGACCACTGGCGGGCCAAAGTCGGGATGAGACCAAACGACTTGTAAGGCGGAAAGGCAAACCATCGCCGCAATAACGGCGGTAATCCAAACGAATCTGACAGGATTGCAAGACCAGCGGGAAGGAAACGTATAATTAATCAGAACATTGACGAGGCAAAGCAGAAGCAATGAGAGTGTTGCTAGATTAGCCCAGCCGAACACATCCCATAAAGTGCCAAAACCAATGGCAAAACCTAGAAGAGAATAGATGTAGACAGCTAGTCGTGGCATTACGAAACAGATCGATACTGAAGAAACTGAAAATGGAAGGATTTGGGATTGAACTCTGTAGTGCCAAAGCCTAACCAATACTCAGGCGCCAAGAACAGGCGTTCTCGACCCTGTAGAAAAGAAAGGTAAGCTGCACACCATGAAAAGCTACTAGCAGAGAGCACTCCGGCCGAAGCGTGACTCATGATTGCAAGCGTTTGAGCAGGCGGCAAATCAATCACCGTCCAACTTAGATCCGTTAAGCAGTCAGATAGGAGATGCTTCGCAAGTGGTAAATCATCTGAAGCTAACAGGAAAAA encodes:
- a CDS encoding glycosyltransferase family 32 protein codes for the protein MEAQTGMTSQENDMEQLFGFFSECTSHWNFLRNMKHVDWLKISRQYYTWKGREKGGSAIPRLVHQIWLGAPPPAEVRLLMDRWRDNPYGFEYKLWRDQDIDKEGLDLNDLYMRAKNPATRSDIARYEILKRYGGIYVDADVELIKNMEDVLRGSSFVAGCHPCPDNGDVEVGNAVIASSKDGRVVTEIVKELSLLKEVDEKDAMTIIKASGPLMLTRVLLGNENDSSVGILPSNHFYPFPGFLKDTHEDARSFAVSSTYTIHHWNCSWMKYLGTKRKRTRVPTVVRHVIDRLKQSITKKGKT
- a CDS encoding glycosyltransferase, producing MERDKFLILFCANNAEVDERKGYRRLVETLDKMKSTQESQREVALVIAGSKEPRLKPNAVQVIALGAIDEENRMRLIYDSCDVAVIPSYIDNLPNVGLEAQACGLPCLCFNNGGTAEIVDHGRSGFVARDDNTEEMARFLDSLVDRVNSEMLMQMRTMSRQRAIELWDERVVARQMIHAYHKALKAERV